One segment of Streptomyces sp. NBC_01454 DNA contains the following:
- a CDS encoding COG4705 family protein: MTTTTEAPTRSGRLMLNKVPEVTIWFWVIKILCTTVGESFADWINMKLGVGLVNTAWIFTAVFVVVLAVQLRLKRYVPFPYWLTVVVVSVTGTLYTDILTDQLNVPLWISSAVFSVLLAVVFGVWWLRERTLSIHSVTTLPRESFYWLAVLVTFALGTATGDWTLELTGWSPGVSVLLPLGLIAAITALWKFGANPVLSFWLAYILTRPLGANIGDWLASPKVAQNPGDPTGLDLGTFTTSLIFLGLILATVVYLTVTRADVTETREATHAAPVTGDPRKERTALAGFGLLAVATTGLLIWAHGQPHAGPAPETDNTSAVQMAPGQAVKNFPPAKVAALKTLASTSLKDARSGNATGAHAAAQSLRDLWDADQASLQPLDQTGWTSIDAQMDKVLKTFGIDHPNPPMSPAQQEKELTALLTDMG, encoded by the coding sequence ATGACAACGACAACGGAAGCACCCACGCGCAGCGGGCGCCTCATGCTCAACAAGGTCCCCGAGGTCACCATCTGGTTCTGGGTGATCAAGATCCTGTGCACCACCGTGGGTGAGAGCTTCGCCGACTGGATCAACATGAAGCTGGGCGTCGGCCTGGTGAACACGGCCTGGATCTTCACCGCGGTCTTCGTGGTGGTCCTGGCCGTCCAGCTGCGGCTGAAGCGGTACGTCCCGTTCCCTTACTGGTTGACCGTGGTCGTTGTCAGCGTCACGGGCACCTTGTACACCGACATCCTGACCGACCAGCTGAACGTGCCGCTGTGGATCAGTTCCGCGGTCTTCTCGGTGCTGCTGGCGGTGGTCTTCGGCGTGTGGTGGCTGCGTGAGCGCACGCTGTCCATCCACTCGGTCACCACGCTCCCGCGGGAGTCGTTCTACTGGCTCGCCGTTCTCGTCACCTTCGCGCTCGGCACCGCGACCGGCGACTGGACCCTGGAGCTGACCGGCTGGAGCCCGGGCGTCTCGGTGTTGCTGCCGCTCGGCCTCATCGCGGCGATCACGGCGCTGTGGAAGTTCGGCGCGAACCCGGTGCTGTCCTTCTGGCTCGCCTACATCCTGACCCGCCCGCTGGGAGCGAACATCGGCGACTGGCTCGCCTCCCCCAAGGTCGCCCAGAACCCGGGCGACCCGACCGGTCTCGACCTGGGCACATTCACCACCAGCCTGATCTTCCTCGGCCTGATCCTGGCGACGGTGGTCTACCTGACAGTGACGCGCGCGGATGTGACCGAGACCCGCGAGGCGACCCACGCCGCACCCGTCACCGGCGACCCGCGCAAGGAGCGCACCGCGCTGGCCGGCTTCGGACTGCTCGCCGTCGCCACCACGGGCCTGCTGATCTGGGCCCACGGCCAGCCGCACGCCGGCCCAGCGCCGGAGACCGACAACACCTCCGCCGTCCAGATGGCTCCCGGCCAAGCGGTGAAGAACTTCCCGCCCGCGAAGGTCGCCGCGCTGAAGACCCTCGCCTCCACCTCGCTCAAGGACGCACGCTCGGGGAACGCGACCGGAGCGCACGCGGCCGCCCAGTCGCTGCGTGACCTGTGGGACGCCGACCAGGCGTCACTGCAGCCGCTGGACCAGACCGGCTGGACCTCCATCGACGCCCAGATGGACAAGGTGCTCAAGACCTTCGGCATCGACCACCCGAACCCTCCGATGTCGCCTGCACAGCAGGAAAAGGAACTGACCGCCCTCCTGACGGACATGGGCTGA
- a CDS encoding sensor histidine kinase: protein MAVTGFRSRVVALTVLIATAVVAILVVVSHVLLSQVTDADAHDMARTRAEAVAANVTAKAGRVVLTENSSEALDEVAWVYADGRLIDGNVPASVVARVEALAGSGRSQTAAVGDYLLYARQVPIDGHHVMVIVRVDLTPYETSEQRSLTLSLILGGLAILLAGGVAHLAVRRALRVVQEMAALADEWGHHEPGRRFDLGAPRDEFGELGQTLDRLLERVDNALADERRLTDEIAHELRTPLTVLRAEAQLAQLSGEPVAPEAVLSEVDRLDAAITTILRAARARTDAGTRCDLGSAARQAIAGRAVEVAFPAKVEVAVPADVAVSLLSPLLENGLRHAKSRVWITGRNHGEAIVVDVLDDGPGFDPADVDRVFEAGVTSGAGYGLGLPVVRRIAASAGVEVRAIADGRGHVEVTLPAARAAT from the coding sequence ATGGCAGTGACGGGATTCCGCAGCAGGGTCGTCGCGCTCACTGTGCTGATCGCCACCGCCGTGGTCGCGATACTGGTCGTGGTCTCGCACGTGCTGCTGAGCCAGGTGACGGACGCCGACGCGCACGATATGGCGCGTACCCGCGCCGAGGCGGTCGCGGCGAACGTCACCGCCAAGGCCGGCCGTGTCGTACTGACGGAGAACAGCAGCGAGGCGCTGGACGAGGTCGCCTGGGTGTATGCCGACGGCCGCCTGATCGACGGGAACGTACCGGCAAGCGTGGTCGCGCGCGTCGAGGCGCTGGCAGGCTCAGGGCGATCGCAGACCGCCGCCGTCGGCGACTACCTCCTGTACGCGCGGCAGGTCCCGATCGACGGCCACCACGTCATGGTGATCGTCCGGGTGGACCTCACGCCCTACGAGACATCCGAGCAGCGCAGCCTGACCCTGTCGCTGATCCTGGGCGGCCTCGCAATCCTCCTGGCCGGCGGTGTCGCACACCTCGCAGTGCGCCGCGCGCTGCGGGTCGTGCAGGAGATGGCCGCCCTCGCCGACGAATGGGGCCATCACGAACCCGGGCGCCGCTTCGACCTTGGAGCCCCCCGCGACGAGTTCGGGGAACTGGGACAGACCCTGGACCGCCTCCTGGAGCGCGTCGACAACGCGCTGGCGGACGAGCGCCGGCTCACCGATGAGATCGCCCACGAGCTGCGGACACCGCTCACGGTCCTGCGGGCCGAGGCTCAGCTGGCGCAGCTGTCCGGCGAGCCGGTGGCGCCGGAGGCGGTGCTGAGCGAGGTCGACCGCCTCGACGCGGCGATCACGACGATTCTGCGCGCCGCGCGCGCACGGACCGACGCTGGGACCCGGTGCGATCTGGGCTCCGCCGCGCGGCAGGCGATCGCCGGCCGCGCGGTCGAGGTCGCCTTTCCCGCGAAGGTCGAGGTCGCCGTGCCGGCCGACGTCGCCGTGTCGCTGCTGTCACCCCTGCTGGAGAACGGCCTGCGGCACGCGAAGTCCCGTGTGTGGATCACCGGGCGCAACCATGGCGAGGCCATCGTGGTCGACGTCCTGGACGACGGCCCCGGGTTCGATCCCGCGGACGTCGACCGGGTCTTCGAAGCGGGGGTGACCAGCGGCGCCGGGTACGGGCTGGGGCTGCCGGTGGTCAGGCGCATCGCCGCCTCGGCCGGTGTGGAGGTCCGCGCGATCGCCGACGGCCGCGGCCACGTCGAGGTGACGCTCCCGGCCGCCCGTGCGGCCACGTAG
- a CDS encoding response regulator transcription factor, producing the protein MAFIMVCEDDAAVRGVLKRALEHDGHTVSVAATADSLLRQFAPAPDLVVLDLGLPDADGRDVCLALRARGVDVPVLMLTALDGLHHKVGGFEAGADDYMTKPFDIPELLVRVRALLRRAIVAPAPCEVVLDPAKHVVTYDSESMSLTPTEFRLLGRLIASQGDAVRRHALIAAGWPHGAQVSDNTLDSFVRRLRTKLRPLGVAERLATVRGVGYRWQ; encoded by the coding sequence GTGGCTTTCATCATGGTGTGCGAGGACGACGCGGCGGTCCGCGGCGTTCTCAAGCGCGCCCTGGAGCATGACGGCCACACCGTCTCCGTCGCCGCCACGGCCGATAGCCTGCTGCGGCAGTTCGCACCGGCGCCCGATCTAGTCGTCCTGGATCTCGGGCTCCCGGACGCCGACGGCCGCGACGTCTGCCTGGCCCTGCGGGCTCGCGGCGTCGACGTGCCGGTGTTGATGCTCACCGCCTTGGACGGCCTGCATCACAAGGTGGGCGGCTTCGAGGCCGGCGCCGACGACTACATGACCAAGCCCTTCGACATCCCGGAACTGCTGGTCCGTGTCCGGGCGCTGCTGCGCCGGGCCATCGTGGCGCCCGCACCGTGCGAGGTCGTCCTCGATCCGGCGAAGCACGTGGTGACCTACGATTCGGAGAGCATGAGCCTGACCCCGACCGAGTTCCGGCTACTGGGCCGCCTGATCGCCTCGCAGGGCGACGCGGTACGCCGCCACGCCCTCATCGCTGCCGGCTGGCCGCACGGAGCGCAGGTCAGCGACAACACCCTCGACTCCTTCGTGCGCCGGCTGCGGACCAAGCTCCGTCCGCTGGGTGTGGCCGAGCGTCTGGCGACCGTCCGCGGTGTGGGCTACCGATGGCAGTGA
- a CDS encoding DUF5133 domain-containing protein: MIDAGQPARETDLVMAYPPHLRELVERCETLRRRLAVDHSAETARRLEDAAHALCLLTGAPADWTRRCTSPVSRCSRR; encoded by the coding sequence ATGATCGATGCGGGCCAGCCCGCACGGGAGACAGACTTGGTCATGGCGTACCCCCCGCACTTGCGCGAGCTGGTCGAACGATGCGAAACGCTGAGGCGCCGCCTGGCCGTCGACCACAGCGCCGAGACCGCCCGTCGGCTCGAAGACGCGGCCCACGCACTGTGCCTGCTCACCGGGGCACCCGCCGACTGGACACGGCGCTGTACGTCGCCCGTCAGCAGATGTTCGAGGCGATGA
- a CDS encoding COG4705 family protein, producing MTYETSENPVLQEAGRAAPSRHRLRWNKVPEVTVYFWVIKVLCTTVGETAADLLNEKAGLGLTGVSLLMSALLAVVLVVQFRTKGYRPGVYWLAVALISVVGTLVSDNLTDNMGVALETTTTVFAIALVIVFALWYRAERTLSIHHVDTTRREAFYWLAVLFTFALGTSAGDLVAEKINLGYWVSAVLFAAAIAAIALARFSLDLNAVWSFWIAYILTRPLGASIGDYLSQPTGDGGLGLGTVATSALFLAVILGLVVYLGVTHKDVSEPERATRHAD from the coding sequence ATGACATACGAGACATCTGAGAATCCGGTGCTTCAGGAGGCCGGCCGGGCAGCCCCTTCCCGTCACCGGCTGCGCTGGAACAAGGTGCCCGAGGTCACCGTCTACTTCTGGGTGATCAAGGTGCTGTGCACCACGGTCGGCGAGACCGCCGCCGACCTCCTGAACGAGAAGGCCGGCCTCGGGCTGACCGGAGTCTCGCTCCTGATGAGCGCGCTGCTCGCCGTCGTGCTCGTGGTGCAGTTCCGCACAAAGGGCTACCGCCCGGGGGTGTACTGGCTCGCCGTCGCCTTGATCAGCGTCGTCGGCACCCTGGTCAGCGACAACCTCACCGACAACATGGGCGTGGCGCTGGAGACCACCACCACGGTCTTCGCGATAGCCCTGGTGATTGTCTTCGCCCTCTGGTACCGCGCCGAGCGCACGCTGTCGATCCACCACGTCGACACCACCCGCCGCGAAGCGTTCTACTGGCTCGCTGTCCTGTTCACCTTCGCGCTCGGCACCTCCGCCGGCGACCTGGTCGCCGAGAAGATAAACCTCGGCTACTGGGTGTCGGCCGTGCTCTTCGCCGCGGCCATCGCCGCGATCGCCCTCGCTCGGTTCTCCCTCGACCTGAACGCGGTCTGGAGCTTCTGGATCGCCTACATCCTCACCCGGCCCCTCGGCGCGTCGATCGGCGACTACCTCTCCCAGCCGACCGGAGACGGCGGCCTGGGCCTGGGCACGGTGGCGACCAGCGCGTTGTTCCTGGCCGTCATCCTGGGTCTGGTCGTGTATCTGGGTGTGACGCACAAGGACGTCAGCGAGCCGGAGCGGGCCACCCGGCACGCGGACTGA
- a CDS encoding helix-turn-helix transcriptional regulator: MKNRLRELRAARRWSQADLADRCQVSRQAINAIETERHDPSLPLAFTIADVFGLTIEGIFRPDRPETTGNPA, translated from the coding sequence GTGAAGAACCGACTACGCGAACTGCGTGCAGCCCGCCGGTGGAGCCAGGCCGACCTGGCCGACCGGTGCCAAGTCTCACGGCAGGCCATCAACGCCATCGAAACCGAGCGGCACGATCCCAGCCTGCCTCTGGCGTTCACCATCGCCGACGTCTTCGGCCTGACCATCGAGGGAATCTTCCGTCCTGACCGGCCGGAAACGACTGGCAACCCGGCCTGA
- a CDS encoding alpha/beta hydrolase, with product MRLTLPAPTGPHPLGTVAVHLVDRARVDPWQDSRPARELMIQLWYPARAAHGHPPVPWMSPGAVTFFEREQGIPSGTLLLPTTHAHPAAPVDRGRCGRPVVLYSPGLRSDRSLGTVLIEELASHGYLVVAVDHTYDADQVEFPGGRVETFSITGDTADLKG from the coding sequence GTGCGGCTCACCCTGCCCGCACCAACCGGTCCGCATCCCCTGGGCACGGTCGCGGTGCACCTGGTCGACCGGGCGCGCGTCGATCCCTGGCAGGATTCCCGCCCGGCTCGGGAGCTCATGATCCAGCTCTGGTACCCGGCACGCGCCGCCCATGGCCACCCGCCCGTGCCGTGGATGTCACCCGGCGCCGTCACCTTCTTCGAGCGGGAACAGGGCATCCCGTCCGGCACGCTGCTGCTGCCCACCACGCACGCCCACCCGGCCGCACCGGTGGACCGCGGCCGGTGCGGGAGGCCGGTCGTCCTGTACTCACCGGGCCTGCGCAGCGATCGCAGCCTCGGCACTGTTCTGATCGAGGAACTAGCCAGCCACGGCTACCTGGTCGTGGCCGTCGACCACACCTACGACGCCGACCAAGTCGAGTTTCCCGGCGGCCGGGTGGAAACCTTCTCCATTACCGGCGACACCGCAGACCTGAAGGGGTGA
- a CDS encoding response regulator transcription factor translates to MGTPATPDRSRLRVLVIEDDDTIGRHLQTGLRCNGHAPTWSRTGASGLAEAARTPYDALLLDLGLPDNGRPRRGPHPAHPLPRPAHHHPHRPHRRHRRLVKPFSLTVLLARLRAHLRRHTITPTPQEVLRLGDLTVDTTARHCTLHGEGGQLRRKEFDYAAPRFLLPAYALLAVPVADALASATRSAGPRLRPAATLLIAALVAVQLVSRHAILTRAARTAADGTGDYARIAADLRTYGVRPPCLVTGRLATPVAYQARCASGQVTGHNQNTTVAKVLATARHEPVAVLVRPHHKAPAYARRWTSGPLPGLRVHHGYRVYLSPG, encoded by the coding sequence ATGGGCACGCCCGCCACACCGGACCGCAGCCGCCTGCGCGTCCTCGTCATCGAGGACGACGACACCATCGGACGCCACCTGCAAACCGGCCTGCGCTGCAACGGCCACGCGCCCACCTGGAGCCGCACCGGCGCAAGCGGCCTGGCCGAAGCCGCCCGCACCCCCTACGATGCCCTCCTCCTGGACCTCGGCCTGCCCGACAATGGACGGCCTCGACGTGGCCCGCACCCTGCGCACCCGCTGCCCCGACCTGCTCATCATCATCCTCACCGCCCGCACCGACGACATCGACGCCTCGTCAAACCCTTCAGCCTCACCGTCCTGCTGGCCCGCTTGCGCGCCCACCTGCGCCGCCACACCATCACCCCCACCCCCCAGGAAGTACTCCGGCTCGGCGACCTCACCGTCGACACCACGGCGCGGCACTGCACCCTCCACGGCGAAGGGGGCCAACTGCGCCGCAAAGAGTTCGACTACGCGGCGCCCCGCTTCCTGCTCCCCGCATATGCGCTGCTGGCCGTCCCGGTCGCGGACGCCCTGGCCTCCGCGACCAGATCCGCAGGCCCCCGGCTGCGGCCCGCCGCCACCCTGCTGATCGCCGCGCTCGTCGCGGTGCAGCTGGTGAGCCGGCACGCCATCCTGACCCGTGCCGCGCGGACCGCCGCCGACGGCACCGGCGACTACGCCCGCATAGCCGCCGACCTGCGCACCTACGGGGTACGGCCGCCCTGCCTGGTCACCGGTCGGCTGGCCACCCCCGTGGCGTACCAGGCACGCTGCGCCTCCGGGCAGGTCACCGGACACAACCAGAACACCACCGTCGCGAAGGTCCTCGCAACTGCCCGGCACGAGCCGGTCGCCGTTCTCGTACGGCCCCACCACAAGGCGCCCGCATACGCCCGCCGTTGGACCTCCGGCCCCCTGCCCGGCCTGCGTGTCCACCACGGCTACCGCGTCTACCTCTCGCCCGGTTGA